From Scleropages formosus chromosome 1, fSclFor1.1, whole genome shotgun sequence, a single genomic window includes:
- the LOC108934837 gene encoding synaptophysin-like, which translates to MDIVNQLVATGQFRILKVPLGFIKILEWVFAIFAFATCGSYSGMFKMSVECKNRTESDLNIEVEFEYPFRLHQVYFDAPTCKNGKPERLFLVGDYSSSAEFFVTIGVFAFLYSMAALVVYIFFFEKYRENNKGPLIDFGVTCVFTFMWLVSSAAWAKGLSDVKTATDPERIVTLLSACEKEENRCREVHDPVMSGLNTSVVFGFLNLILWAGNLWFVFKETGIIAPFMRQRPAQEKQPAPESYGQQAGGYGQDGYGQQDPYAGSQGGYQPDYSQQGYNQGADYSQGGYGQQGAPTSFANQM; encoded by the exons GTGTTTGCCATCTTTGCATTCGCCACGTGTGGCAGCTACTCGGGGATGTTCAAGATGAGCGTGGAGTGTAAAAACAGGACTGAGAGTGACCTGAACATCGAGGTGGAGTTTGAGTACCCATTCAG GCTCCACCAGGTGTACTTTGATGCCCCGACCTGCAAAAATGGAAAACCAGAGCGTCTCTTCCTCGTGGGCGACTACTCATCCTCAGCGGAGTTCTTTGTCACCATTGGTGTGTTTGCCTTCCTGTACTCCATGGCCGCCCTGGTTGTCTACATCTTCTTCTTTGAGAAGTACCGCGAGAACAACAAGGGACCTTTGATT GACTTTGGAGTGACCTGCGTGTTCACGTTCATGTGGCTGGTGAGCTCAGCCGCCTGGGCCAAGGGCCTCTCTGACGTGAAGACAGCCACTGACCCCGAGCGCATTGTCACCCTCCTCTCTGCCTGTGAGAAGGAGGAGAACCGCTGCCGTGAAGTCCACGACCCTGTGATGTCCGGGCTCAACACCTCTGTC GTGTTTGGTTTCCTCAACCTGATCCTATGGGCAGGAAACCTTTGGTTTGTGTTCAAGGAGACGGGCATTATCGCACCCTTCATGCGCCAGCGCCCAGCGCAGGAGAAGCAGCCTGCCCCCGAGTCCTACGGCCAGCAGGCGGGAGGATACGGCCAAGACGGCTATGGCCAGCAGGACCCCTACGCTGGCTCCCAGGGAGGCTACCAGCCCGACTATAGCCAGCAGGGCTACAATCAAGGCGCAGACTACAGCCAGGGAGGCTATGGCCAACAGGGGGCGCCCACCTCCTTTGCCAACCAGATGTGA